The sequence below is a genomic window from Mycobacterium heidelbergense.
ATATTGACCGCGCGGCACCTGGACTGCTGGGTGTTGGGCACCGTCGGCAAAGGCGGAAAAGAAGGCCCGCGGGCCAAGCTGGTCGGGCAGCACCCGAGGTTTTAGCGGTGCCAGTCGTCCTGGTCGCTCCATGAATTGTCTGAGCCTTCGTCGTCCAGCTCGGTGGACCCTTCGGCGCCGGTTCCTGACAGCTCGCGCTGAAGCCGCTCGAAGTCGGTCTGCGGGGAACTGTATTTAAGTTCTCGTGCAACCTTGGTCTGCTTTGCCTTAGCCCGGCCGCGGCCCATGGGGGAACCCCCTCGCGCAATAACGGAGCGGCCTAACAAGTAGGCGGCCCCGATCTCTTGGTCTCGTTATTGTCCTGCCGACAGTTTACCGTGCCCCATGGTCGGGTGTTGGTGACCCCTGCCCGCTGTGGCGGACGTCGCGGCGATCATCTCGTTCCGCCGCGCAACCGCTCGACGGCCAGCCGTCCGGCTCCGATGTGTTCGGTGCCGGGTAGGGAATCGGCGTCGATTGCGGCGGCGACCGCGGCCTGCGGGCCGGTCGCCAGTTCGGCGTCGGCCGGCAGCCCACGCTTGAGCAGTGCCAGCGCCACCGGCCCAAGGTCCACATGCTCGACCACGGTTCCGAGGCGTCCGACGGCGCGGCCGCCGGCGAGCACCGCGTCCCCCGTCGAGGGCCGTTCCACCGAGCCATCGAGGTGCAGCAACACCAGCACCCGGGGCGGTCTACCCAAGTTGTGCACCCGCGCGACGGTCTCCTGCCCGCGGTAGCAACCTTTGTTCAGATGCACGGCTCCCTCGCCGGGACCACCGATCCACCCCACCTCGTGGGGGATCGTGCGCTCATCGGTGTCGACGCCGAGCCGCGGGCGCAGCGCTGCCACCCGGTGAGCTTCAAAGGCCCACACCCCGGCCGGCCGCACGCCGGCCTGCGCCAAGCGCCCCCGCCAGTCGGCCGACTCGCTGCGCGGCACCACCAGGTCCAGTTCGATCGGGTCGGCAAGCGTGCCGGGCATCCGCCGCGCAAAGCCACCGCCCGCGACTGGAACCGCGGTCAGCTCGGCGGGCAGGGCGTCCAGGCCGAGCGCGTCGAGCACCGCCCGGTCAGCCAGCCGCGGACCCAGCAGCGACAGCACCGCCATGTCCGCGCCGCCCGGGGTGACCTCCGACCAGAACACCATCTTGCGCAGGTACTCCAGCAGCGGGTCACCCCGCCAGGGTTCGGTGTCGAGGTAGGTCACGCCACCCAGCTCCGTCTGGATCCAGTGGTCCTCGACCCGGCCCTGGCCGTCGAGGCTCAGGTTCTGCGTGCTGGCGCCCTCGGGCAGTTCGCTCACGTGCTGGGTGGAGATGCTGTGCAGCCAGGCCTGCCGGTCTTTGCCGGTCAGGGTGAGCACCGCGCGGTGCGAGCGGTCGATCAACACCGCGTCGGTTTCGGCCGCTCGCTGCTCGCCCAGGGGATCGCCGTAATGCCAGACGGCGCCCGCGTCGGGGCCGGGATCTGGTGCGGGAACTGCGGTCACAGGTCAACTCTACGGGCCGGCGCCGGTTAGGCTTGTCGCCCATGGTGATGGGTGTGATCGTCACGCTGGACGGGCAGACACATCCGCCGGGTGCCCCGCTGCTGCACGCCGACGACCTGGCCGCGGTTCGCGGCGACGGCATCTTCGAGACGCTGCTGGTGCGCGACGGCCGGGCGTGCCTGGTCGAGTCGCACCTGCAGCGGTTGACCCAGTCGGCCAAATCGATGGACCTGCCCGAGCCGGAGCTCGCGAGCTGGCGGCATGCCATCGGGGAGGCGACACGGCGGTGGGTCGCGGGCTCCGCCGACGAAGGCGCGATGCGCTTGATCTACAGCCGCGGCCGCGAGGGCGGTTCGGCGCCGACGGCCTACGTGATGGTCAACGCCGTCCCGGAGAGGGTGACCGCGGTTCGCCGCGAGGGGGTCGCGGCGATCACGCTGAACCGCGGATTGCCCGCCACCGGCATCGACGCCATGCCGTGGCTGCTGGCCGGCGCCAAGACGTTGTCGTATGCGGTCAACATGGCCGTCCTGCGTCATGCCACCCGACGGGGCGCCGGCGATGTCATCTTCGTCAGCTCCGACGGCTACATCCTGGAAGGCCCGCGCTCGACGGTGGTGATCGCGACCGAATCCGAAGCGGGCGCAGCGGGGAATCCGTGCCTGCTGACACCGCCACCGTGGTATCCGATCCTGCGCGGCACCACGCAGCAGGCCCTCTTCGAGGTGGCCAGGGCCAAGGGCTACGACTGCGACTATCGCGCGCTGCGCGTCCCTGATCTGCTTGCAGCCCAAGGGATTTGGTTAGTCTCCAGCATGACCCTGGCCGCTCGCGTGCACACGCTCGACGGCCGGCGACTGCCCCCGTCCCCGATGGCCGCCGAATTCGCCGAACTCGTCGACGCCGCGATCGTCAGCGATCGCTAAGCGCTGAATTCTGTTGTCGGCTAGCGGAATGGCCGGTACGGTCGGCCGTACACAGGGAAGGAGGTGGTCCGCGAAATTGATAGCTTCATGGACATGTGAGGTGGCTACGAGTTAGCTGCATTGGCTCGGAAAAGTCGGCGCAATGCACGCTGGCGAATTCCCCGTAGCCACCCGGCCCCCGAGTTCCGGTCTGTCCAACCGAGAGCCTTGCTCGGGGGCCGCTCCATGTCATGACACCGCGCGGATAGCTATCCGGCGAAGCGCGACAGTCGCGCCGAAAGGTGCGGCACCAGGCCGCCGTCGGCGTCCACCCGTTCCTCGACGTAGGCCAGGTCACCGCCTTCGACGATGCCGTAGAGCCGCTTGGCGCCGCCGACCAGCAGGCCCGACCGGCTGCGGGCCAGCGCATCGGTCGCCAACTCCCACGACGACTGGGTGCGCGGCCGGCCGTAGAACAATTCGATGTAGCCGGCCGAATGAGCCAGCAACAACTCGATGGCCTGGGATTCGCTCGGGTCGTAGGGGTCGCGCACAAAGCGCCAAAAGCCCGTCTCGCGCAGGCCAGGTTCCTGGTAGTCGCCCTTGTCGTCGAGCCGCCAGGACCGGGCTTCCCAATTGAGGTAGTCGCCGCCGTCATGCGAGACGACGATCTGTTGACCGAACCGGTAGTCCCCGTCGTTTCCGCGGCCCTCGCCCTCGCCGCGCCACACGCCGACCAGCGGCAGCAACGCCAGCAGCGCGTCGTTGAGGTTGGCGCCTTCGCGCAGGTTCGCCGTGTCGGCGGGAACCGGCAGATCGTCGAAGGCGGGGATGTTGCGGGACGCGGTGACCTTGGCGCGCTCGGCAGCGGCGGCCACGGCGCGGTCACCGGAACCCGCCGGCCCGTCGGGGCCCTCGCCGGAGGTCGTGCGCCGCTCCTCAGCATCGCTGCGCTCTGCATCGTCGCCGGCACGGGTCACGATTCGTCAGTGATGAGCCGGTAGAGCGTGTACAGCGCGAACCACGAAATGACCACGACTGACACGACCAGCATGATCTCGAAGAAGAGCACCACGGCGACGAGTCTATTCTTCCCTGGGCTCCCCGGGGGACAACCCGGTCGGCGGCCGGTCCGTCAGGCGATCTTGACGTCCACCTCGTGGATGCCCGCGCCGGACGGCGTCACCACGGCGTCGCCGTTGCCGACCGGGGACAGCGCGCGCAGCGTCCAGGATCCCGGCGCGGCGAAGAAGCGGAAGTCACCGGTGGCCGACGCGACCACCTCGGCGGTGAACTCGTCCGACGAGTCCAGCAAGCGGACGAACGCCCCACCCACTGTTTGGCCGTCGCGGTCCACGACGCGGCCGGTGATCACCGTTTCCTTCTCCAGATCGACGCCGGCGGGCAACGTCTGTCCTTGCTTCGGTCCAGAGCACATATCAGCTTCCCAACTCGATCGGGGCACCCACCAGGGAGCCGTATTCCGTCCAACTGCCGTCGTAGTTCTTGACGTTCTTATGCCCGAGCAATTCCTGCAGGACGAACCAGGTGTGCGACGAACGCTCCCCGATCCGGCAGTACGCGATGGTTTCTTTCGTGCCGTCCAGTCCGGCGTTGGCGTACAGCTTGGCCAACTCCTCGTCGGACTTGAAGGTGCCGTCCTCGTTGGCGGCCTTGCTCCACGGAACGTTGAGCGCGCCGGGGATGTGACCCGGCCGCTGGCTCTGCTCCTGCGGCAGGTGCGCCGGCGCGAGGATCTTGCCCGAAAATTCGTCGGGCGAACGCACGTCGACCAGGTTCTTGACGTTGATGGCCGCGATGACCTCGTCACGGAAGGCCCGGATGGTGTTGTCCGGCGGGGCCGCGGTGTAGGAGGTGGCCGGTCTGCTGACGGTGTCGGTGGACAGCGGGCGCCCATCGAGCTCCCACTTCTTGCGGCCGCCGTCGAGCAGCTTGACGCCGACGTGGCCGTACAGCTTGAAGTACCAGTAGGCGTAGGCGGCGAACCAGTTGTTGTTGCCGCCGTAGAGGATCACGGTGTCGTCGTTGGAAATGCCGCGGTCGGACAGCAGCTTGGAGAACTGCTGCGCGTCGACGAAGTCACGTTTGACCGGGTCCTGCAAGTCGGTGCGCCAGTCCAGCCTGATCGCGCCGGCGATGTGGCCGGTGTCGTAGGCGCTGGTGTCCTCGTCGACCTCGACGAAGACGACGTTCGGGGCGTTGAGATTGCTCTCGGCCCAGTCCGCGGAGACCAGGACGTCGGAGCGTGCCATGGGGATTCCTTTCGATTGCTTCTGACGAATGGTTTAAGCGGGAGTGGGCCGGAAGCGTGCGACCAGCGGGTAGAGCTGGCAGCCCAGGCAGATGCCGAAGGCCGCGTTCAGGAAGGCGGCCACCAGCGCGGCCGCGGTGGCGACGACGCCCACCAAGAAAGCGCCGGCGGCGAACGCGACGATGCCGACGACCGCGAAGGTCAGCCCGACGAGTTGGGCGAACTTCAGCGGCGCCACCGGTTCGCGCTCCGTGACGGGTCCCAGCCGGGGCGCAAGGACGCCGGCGAACACGCGCCCGTAGGGGTGCCGGCGCGGGCCGCCGACGGCGCCGATCGCAAAGACGACGGCCTGCGCGCCGAGAATGACAGCGGCCGCCAGCGGACTGGCGGCCGAAGCGATGAGCGCGAGCACCAGGGCTGCGGAGGTGACCCAGGCGGCGAACCTGGGTCCGCGGACGTCGACGCGGTCCGGCTGCACGACGGTGTTGCTGCTCGACACGGTGCTACTCCTAAAAAATCTTGTGGCGCGAAAAGGGGGAGGCACGCCGCGGTGGGGGCTCCGGGGCTGCTCCGAGCGCGCGCGGGCGCGGCTATTCAGCAGCTACAGCGACAGCAACAGCAACAACCCGCGATGCGGCACAGATCAACTGCGCGACGCTTGGTGAGCATGGGCTCGAGGCGGGTTGACACGTCGATCAGCTTACCCAATGACACGGCGCTCAAGCCAACAGCGGTTGCAGCGCCGACCGCAGATCGGCGGCCTTGGGCACGCCGGACGCCCGGTACCGCTGTCGCCCGTCGGCATCGAAGATCAACGTGGTGGGCAGCGACAGCACCGAAAACCGCCGGGCTGTCCCCGGATTGGCATCGAGGT
It includes:
- a CDS encoding DUF3073 domain-containing protein — protein: MGRGRAKAKQTKVARELKYSSPQTDFERLQRELSGTGAEGSTELDDEGSDNSWSDQDDWHR
- the ygfZ gene encoding CAF17-like 4Fe-4S cluster assembly/insertion protein YgfZ, with amino-acid sequence MTAVPAPDPGPDAGAVWHYGDPLGEQRAAETDAVLIDRSHRAVLTLTGKDRQAWLHSISTQHVSELPEGASTQNLSLDGQGRVEDHWIQTELGGVTYLDTEPWRGDPLLEYLRKMVFWSEVTPGGADMAVLSLLGPRLADRAVLDALGLDALPAELTAVPVAGGGFARRMPGTLADPIELDLVVPRSESADWRGRLAQAGVRPAGVWAFEAHRVAALRPRLGVDTDERTIPHEVGWIGGPGEGAVHLNKGCYRGQETVARVHNLGRPPRVLVLLHLDGSVERPSTGDAVLAGGRAVGRLGTVVEHVDLGPVALALLKRGLPADAELATGPQAAVAAAIDADSLPGTEHIGAGRLAVERLRGGTR
- a CDS encoding aminodeoxychorismate lyase; the encoded protein is MIVTLDGQTHPPGAPLLHADDLAAVRGDGIFETLLVRDGRACLVESHLQRLTQSAKSMDLPEPELASWRHAIGEATRRWVAGSADEGAMRLIYSRGREGGSAPTAYVMVNAVPERVTAVRREGVAAITLNRGLPATGIDAMPWLLAGAKTLSYAVNMAVLRHATRRGAGDVIFVSSDGYILEGPRSTVVIATESEAGAAGNPCLLTPPPWYPILRGTTQQALFEVARAKGYDCDYRALRVPDLLAAQGIWLVSSMTLAARVHTLDGRRLPPSPMAAEFAELVDAAIVSDR
- a CDS encoding nitrobindin family protein; the encoded protein is MAAAAERAKVTASRNIPAFDDLPVPADTANLREGANLNDALLALLPLVGVWRGEGEGRGNDGDYRFGQQIVVSHDGGDYLNWEARSWRLDDKGDYQEPGLRETGFWRFVRDPYDPSESQAIELLLAHSAGYIELFYGRPRTQSSWELATDALARSRSGLLVGGAKRLYGIVEGGDLAYVEERVDADGGLVPHLSARLSRFAG
- a CDS encoding DUF1416 domain-containing protein; this encodes MCSGPKQGQTLPAGVDLEKETVITGRVVDRDGQTVGGAFVRLLDSSDEFTAEVVASATGDFRFFAAPGSWTLRALSPVGNGDAVVTPSGAGIHEVDVKIA
- a CDS encoding sulfurtransferase, translated to MARSDVLVSADWAESNLNAPNVVFVEVDEDTSAYDTGHIAGAIRLDWRTDLQDPVKRDFVDAQQFSKLLSDRGISNDDTVILYGGNNNWFAAYAYWYFKLYGHVGVKLLDGGRKKWELDGRPLSTDTVSRPATSYTAAPPDNTIRAFRDEVIAAINVKNLVDVRSPDEFSGKILAPAHLPQEQSQRPGHIPGALNVPWSKAANEDGTFKSDEELAKLYANAGLDGTKETIAYCRIGERSSHTWFVLQELLGHKNVKNYDGSWTEYGSLVGAPIELGS
- a CDS encoding DUF4395 domain-containing protein yields the protein MSSSNTVVQPDRVDVRGPRFAAWVTSAALVLALIASAASPLAAAVILGAQAVVFAIGAVGGPRRHPYGRVFAGVLAPRLGPVTEREPVAPLKFAQLVGLTFAVVGIVAFAAGAFLVGVVATAAALVAAFLNAAFGICLGCQLYPLVARFRPTPA
- a CDS encoding Ms5788A family Cys-rich leader peptide, which gives rise to MSLGKLIDVSTRLEPMLTKRRAVDLCRIAGCCCCCRCSC